Proteins encoded together in one Musa acuminata AAA Group cultivar baxijiao chromosome BXJ3-6, Cavendish_Baxijiao_AAA, whole genome shotgun sequence window:
- the LOC135585351 gene encoding uncharacterized protein LOC135585351 isoform X2 — protein MFCEDKAMASRSPSPKVTMTGISSSSGIISINSDREPTQALDQQTGASHGHVAILWDIENCPVPSDVRPEDVAGNIRIALRVHPFIRGAVTVFSAYGDFNAFPRRLREGCQRTGVKLVDIPNTRKDAADKAILVDMFLFALDNQPPSSIMLISGDVDFAPALHILGQRGYTIILVIPSGVGVSSALRNAGQFVWDWPCVVRGEGFVPPKTFPHGYIMNFRNEDNPDMENGEETIVYQGLSISEDPTWGNFNQAYSCMPSQVSRERSGASQSSEYNINNLAAGSCFTSSRCESLPSVQVHQNSSLDQDWWVQPGDLHGLKGQIVRLLEMSGGSLPLIRVPSEYLKVFRRPLYVSEYGAYKLVNLFQKMADALFVVGKGHRKLLCLHNSAGRHIKRCLGSPAMVMTNEKGKRVPEESIDISTCPQLGSFSDESLEDEKNDDFFLGSTYDFEDQLTNIRQETQELLVCYSCPIPLGAFAALYEQRYKKVLDYQSFGVDCLEQLIEKMRDVVKLCEDRDSKKKFLVSSFLSR, from the coding sequence atgttttgtgagGATAAAGCAATGGCCAGTCGAAGTCCTTCACCGAAAGTTACAATGACAGGGATATCAAGCTCGAGTGGCATCATCTCCATAAATTCAGACAGAGAACCAACTCAAGCACTTGACCAGCAAACTGGGGCCTCGCATGGACATGTGGCTATCCTTTGGGACATTGAGAACTGTCCGGTTCCAAGTGATGTCCGGCCCGAAGATGTTGCTGGTAACATAAGAATCGCTCTACGAGTGCATCCTTTCATTAGGGGAGCTGTTACAGTGTTCTCTGCTTATGGGGATTTTAATGCTTTCCCCAGACGATTGAGGGAGGGCTGCCAGAGAACTGGAGTTAAACTAGTAGACATCCCAAACACTAGAAAAGATGCTGCCGACAAGGCTATCTTGGTtgatatgtttctttttgctctaGATAACCAACCACCCTCGTCAATCATGCTGATATCTGGCGACGTAGACTTTGCTCCTGCTTTGCATATTCTTGGTCAGCGTGGATACACCATAATCCTTGTCATCCCTTCAGGAGTCGGTGTTTCTTCGGCTCTCAGAAATGCAGGACAGTTTGTATGGGACTGGCCTTGTGTAGTCCGTGGCGAAGGTTTTGTGCCTCCAAAGACTTTTCCCCATGGCTACATCATGAATTTCAGGAATGAGGATAACCCTGACATGGAAAATGGAGAAGAGACCATTGTTTATCAAGGACTCTCGATAAGCGAAGATCCCACTTGGGGTAACTTTAACCAAGCATATAGTTGTATGCCTTCGCAAGTATCTAGAGAACGTAGTGGAGCTTCTCAATCATCAGAGTACAATATCAATAACTTAGCAGCTGGGTCTTGTTTTACTTCTTCAAGATGTGAAAGTCTTCCATCTGTTCAAGTACATCAGAATTCTTCCCTGGATCAGGACTGGTGGGTTCAACCAGGAGATCTTCACGGTTTGAAGGGCCAGATAGTAAGGCTGCTAGAGATGTCTGGTGGGAGTTTGCCTCTCATACGTGTTCCTTCAGAGTATCTCAAGGTATTTAGGAGGCCGCTCTATGTGTCAGAGTATGGAGCTTACAAACTGGTGAATCTCTTTCAGAAAATGGCTGATGCACTATTTGTAGTCGGGAAGGGGCATAGAAAGCTGCTGTGTCTTCACAATTCTGCTGGTAGACATATAAAAAGGTGCCTGGGTAGTCCAGCTATGGTGATGACAAATGAAAAGGGAAAGAGGGTTCCGGAAGAGAGCATCGATATCAGCACCTGTCCTCAATTAGGTAGCTTCTCTGATGAATCCTTGGAAGATGAgaagaatgatgatttttttctaGGTTCAACCTATGATTTTGAGGACCAGCTTACAAATATCAGACAGGAAACGCAAGAGCTTCTTGTTTGTTACTCTTGTCCAATTCCCCTTGGTGCTTTTGCAGCTCTCTATGAGCAGCGTTACAAGAAAGTCCTCGACTACCAGAGCTTTGGAGTGGATTGTCTAGAACAATTGATTGAGAAGATGAGAGATGTTGTGAAGTTGTGTGAGGATCGGG